A single window of Metallosphaera hakonensis JCM 8857 = DSM 7519 DNA harbors:
- a CDS encoding PaREP1 family protein — protein sequence MEKDLYEVNDEYVEARVIESLSDLLISLNLWREGYTRNSAGKAFSAVKALLSSLIVTNEEKMLNLAKDEREKKWIERKAHIVPSHSMYALAQMLKDAGVDVTNLVNYASDLHEYQYNGFEPDFSKYSRREDVLRDLMTVIKGTKEVIRTYFSKFEVKEISEKIDELIKELTK from the coding sequence ATGGAAAAAGACCTTTACGAGGTAAATGACGAATATGTGGAGGCTAGAGTGATTGAAAGCTTGTCGGATTTGCTGATATCTCTTAACCTGTGGAGGGAAGGTTACACTAGAAATTCTGCGGGTAAAGCATTCAGTGCAGTAAAGGCGCTACTGAGCTCGTTAATAGTTACTAATGAAGAGAAGATGCTAAACTTAGCTAAGGACGAGAGGGAGAAGAAATGGATTGAGAGGAAGGCACATATAGTACCCAGTCACAGCATGTACGCTTTAGCGCAGATGTTGAAGGATGCGGGAGTAGACGTTACAAACCTTGTAAACTACGCCTCAGATTTACATGAGTATCAATATAACGGCTTTGAGCCAGATTTTAGTAAGTATAGTAGAAGGGAGGACGTATTAAGGGATTTGATGACTGTAATCAAGGGTACTAAGGAGGTAATTAGGACATACTTCTCTAAATTTGAAGTGAAAGAGATCTCCGAAAAAATAGATGAATTAATTAAGGAACTCACGAAATGA